In one window of Paenibacillus antri DNA:
- a CDS encoding sigma-70 family RNA polymerase sigma factor — MKEEVENHIPHLKEGDEQAFRHIYEATKDEVTRTAAFLANRPSDVPDIVSEVYVELIRSIDSYNEKLPFRQWLYGLTARQTANWNRKVWRYFRIAEKEKRYISSPAAKIPEEIWLRKERRLELTDRVRRLSGKLRAVVVLRYYHEMSFPEIAETLAIPIGTVKSRHDQALKKLKVWTETKTEEKESKAHVY; from the coding sequence ATGAAGGAAGAGGTTGAGAACCATATCCCGCATCTGAAGGAGGGAGACGAGCAAGCGTTCCGGCATATCTACGAGGCGACGAAGGACGAGGTGACTCGGACCGCAGCATTCTTGGCGAATCGGCCGAGCGATGTGCCCGATATCGTGAGCGAGGTATATGTGGAGCTGATTCGCTCGATCGATTCGTACAACGAGAAGCTGCCGTTCCGCCAATGGCTATACGGCCTTACGGCGAGACAGACGGCGAATTGGAATCGGAAGGTGTGGCGGTATTTCCGAATCGCGGAGAAAGAAAAAAGGTATATATCGTCGCCCGCCGCCAAGATCCCCGAGGAAATCTGGCTCCGTAAAGAAAGGCGTCTGGAGCTGACGGACCGCGTGAGAAGATTGTCCGGCAAGCTGCGCGCGGTGGTGGTGTTGCGTTACTACCACGAGATGAGCTTTCCGGAAATCGCGGAGACGCTGGCCATACCGATCGGCACCGTCAAGTCGAGACATGATCAAGCGCTGAAGAAACTGAAAGTTTGGACGGAAACGAAGACGGAGGAGAAGGAGTCGAAAGCACATGTCTATTGA